A genomic window from Daphnia carinata strain CSIRO-1 chromosome 9, CSIRO_AGI_Dcar_HiC_V3, whole genome shotgun sequence includes:
- the LOC130689135 gene encoding F-box/LRR-repeat protein 7-like isoform X1 codes for MGAGQGRFPDPSTGLSGTALLLRDASDASLSTACSLDLSISAAASSVGLPELSEPIGGELDEETNHQLHNERLRSRSPPPHHLPPPPPPPPTLSGRNHELRLFSGSNFSPLHVQLHGQTSLHNRSSSPAHDLGYHTLVARSPAAPWSSPADLTDLTLTPSPRAEYCRKTSYTSSNSSSQQRDPFTQVQSNNSCLRPQLPPTPTSPSISVDTGSTEALLAACKGKRWVTPSLNQQLGGSFKFSYFERLTDDVLLRVFSFLSSTQLALCSRVCRRWHVLAWEPQLWSSVYLSGDNLHTDRALKSITRVLGRASPPFCPAVERVVINSCARLTDRGLQTLSRRCPELRHVELRGCVQLTDVGVLELVSKCVHLSHLDVSGCSQITCIDAGPLRTNGNNGDRYKSDLSSNSRPQLYLQLQYIDLTDCVSLEDTGIQMIVRSCAQLTCIYLRRCVHITDLGVKYLASYCTGLRELSISDCVQVTDFGMYELARLGPNLRYLSVAKCDQISDAGIKQIGRHCYKLRYLNLRGCEAVSDDSLEVLARTCSRLRALDLGKCDITDRGLRMLAEHCPNLKKLSVKSCELVTDEGVRSIAYYCRGLRQLNIQDCLITVEGYRAVKKFCRKCIIEHTNPGFF; via the exons aacTGTCGGAGCCAATTGGCGGAGAGTTGGACGAGGAAACAAATCACCAACTGCACAACGAACGTTTAAGAAGCCGAAGCCCACCTCCGCATCATTTGCCACCTCCTCCGCCACCGCCACCAACGTTAAGTGGGCGCAACCACGAGCTCCGACTCTTTAGCGGCAGCAATTTTTCACCTTTGCACGTTCAGTTACACGGGCAGACTTCGTTGCACAACCGATCCTCGTCGCCGGCGCACGATTTGGGATACCACACGTTGGTGGCGCGTTCACCTGCTGCCCCTTGGTCATCTCCTGCAGATCTGACCGATCTAACCCTAACACCTTCGCCCAG AGCCGAGTACTGCAGAAAGACATCGTACACGTCTTCGAATAGTTCTTCGCAGCAGCGCGATCCTTTCACCCAAGTCCAGTCTAACAACAGCTGCCTACGACCGCAGCTGCCACCTACACCGACGTCCCCAAGTATTTCTGTCGACACGGGTTCCACTGAAGCACTGTTAGCTGCGTGCAAG GGCAAGAGATGGGTGACACCGTCCCTTAACCAGCAGCTGGGTGGAAGCTTCAAGTTTTCTTACTTCGAACGGCTAACGGATGACGTCTTGTTGCGAGTCTTCTCCTTCTTGTCGTCGACACAGCTGGCTCTGTGCAGTCGCGTCTGTCGACGTTGGCACGTTTTGGCATGGGAACCTCAACTTTGGTCGTCCGTATACTTGTCTGGCGACAATTTGCATACCGATCGAGCACTCAAG AGCATTACCCGAGTGTTGGGTCGAGCCTCACCACCGTTTTGCCCAGCGGTAGAACGGGTCGTGATAAACAGCTGCGCTCGTCTGACGGATCGGGGCTTACAAACTCTCAGCCGACGTTGCCCCGAGCTGCGACACGTTGAATTGCGAGGGTGCGTTCAACTGACCGATGTTGGTGTCCTGGAACTTGTTTCCAAATGCGTGCACCTCAGCCATCTGGATGTCAGCG GATGTTCCCAGATTACCTGCATTGATGCTGGACCTCTTCGAACCAATGGAAATAATGGCGATCGATACAAGAGCGATTTGAGTTCCAATTCGCGACCGCAACTCTATTTGCAATTGCAATATATTGACTTGACTGATTGCGTGAGTTTGGAAGACACTGGCATACAGATGATTGTGCGAAGCTGCGCTCAACTCACTTGCATTTATCTTCGCCGATGTGTTCACATCACtg ATCTGGGAGTGAAATACTTGGCCAGTTACTGCACCGGCTTACGAGAACTCAGCATATCTGACTGTGTGCAAGTGACGGATTTTGGAATGTACGAATTGGCCCGCTTGGGCCCCAACCTACGATACTTGTCTGTGGCAAAGTGCGACCAGATTTCCGACGCCGGAATCAAACAAATCGGACGCCATTGTTACAAATTACGCTATCTTAACCTTCGTGGCTGCGAAGCTGTTAGCGACGACTCGTTAGAAGTCCTAGCGCGTACCTGTTCACGACTTAGAGCCCTGGATCTTGGAAAGTGCGACATTACCGATCGAGGACTTCGGATGTTAGCCGAACATTGCCCAAATCTCAAGAAACTCAGCGTCAAGAGTTGTGAACTTGTTACCGATGAAGGTGTACGGTCCATTGCGTACTACTGTCGTGGTCTAAGGCAGCTCAATATTCAAGATTGTCTGATCACTGTTGAAGGATATCGAGCAGTTAAAAAGTTTTGCCGCAAATGTATCATAGAACACACCAATCCGGGATTTTTTTAA
- the LOC130689135 gene encoding F-box/LRR-repeat protein 7-like isoform X2: MGAGQGRFPDPSRLSGTALLLRDASDASLSTACSLDLSISAAASSVGLPELSEPIGGELDEETNHQLHNERLRSRSPPPHHLPPPPPPPPTLSGRNHELRLFSGSNFSPLHVQLHGQTSLHNRSSSPAHDLGYHTLVARSPAAPWSSPADLTDLTLTPSPRAEYCRKTSYTSSNSSSQQRDPFTQVQSNNSCLRPQLPPTPTSPSISVDTGSTEALLAACKGKRWVTPSLNQQLGGSFKFSYFERLTDDVLLRVFSFLSSTQLALCSRVCRRWHVLAWEPQLWSSVYLSGDNLHTDRALKSITRVLGRASPPFCPAVERVVINSCARLTDRGLQTLSRRCPELRHVELRGCVQLTDVGVLELVSKCVHLSHLDVSGCSQITCIDAGPLRTNGNNGDRYKSDLSSNSRPQLYLQLQYIDLTDCVSLEDTGIQMIVRSCAQLTCIYLRRCVHITDLGVKYLASYCTGLRELSISDCVQVTDFGMYELARLGPNLRYLSVAKCDQISDAGIKQIGRHCYKLRYLNLRGCEAVSDDSLEVLARTCSRLRALDLGKCDITDRGLRMLAEHCPNLKKLSVKSCELVTDEGVRSIAYYCRGLRQLNIQDCLITVEGYRAVKKFCRKCIIEHTNPGFF, translated from the exons aacTGTCGGAGCCAATTGGCGGAGAGTTGGACGAGGAAACAAATCACCAACTGCACAACGAACGTTTAAGAAGCCGAAGCCCACCTCCGCATCATTTGCCACCTCCTCCGCCACCGCCACCAACGTTAAGTGGGCGCAACCACGAGCTCCGACTCTTTAGCGGCAGCAATTTTTCACCTTTGCACGTTCAGTTACACGGGCAGACTTCGTTGCACAACCGATCCTCGTCGCCGGCGCACGATTTGGGATACCACACGTTGGTGGCGCGTTCACCTGCTGCCCCTTGGTCATCTCCTGCAGATCTGACCGATCTAACCCTAACACCTTCGCCCAG AGCCGAGTACTGCAGAAAGACATCGTACACGTCTTCGAATAGTTCTTCGCAGCAGCGCGATCCTTTCACCCAAGTCCAGTCTAACAACAGCTGCCTACGACCGCAGCTGCCACCTACACCGACGTCCCCAAGTATTTCTGTCGACACGGGTTCCACTGAAGCACTGTTAGCTGCGTGCAAG GGCAAGAGATGGGTGACACCGTCCCTTAACCAGCAGCTGGGTGGAAGCTTCAAGTTTTCTTACTTCGAACGGCTAACGGATGACGTCTTGTTGCGAGTCTTCTCCTTCTTGTCGTCGACACAGCTGGCTCTGTGCAGTCGCGTCTGTCGACGTTGGCACGTTTTGGCATGGGAACCTCAACTTTGGTCGTCCGTATACTTGTCTGGCGACAATTTGCATACCGATCGAGCACTCAAG AGCATTACCCGAGTGTTGGGTCGAGCCTCACCACCGTTTTGCCCAGCGGTAGAACGGGTCGTGATAAACAGCTGCGCTCGTCTGACGGATCGGGGCTTACAAACTCTCAGCCGACGTTGCCCCGAGCTGCGACACGTTGAATTGCGAGGGTGCGTTCAACTGACCGATGTTGGTGTCCTGGAACTTGTTTCCAAATGCGTGCACCTCAGCCATCTGGATGTCAGCG GATGTTCCCAGATTACCTGCATTGATGCTGGACCTCTTCGAACCAATGGAAATAATGGCGATCGATACAAGAGCGATTTGAGTTCCAATTCGCGACCGCAACTCTATTTGCAATTGCAATATATTGACTTGACTGATTGCGTGAGTTTGGAAGACACTGGCATACAGATGATTGTGCGAAGCTGCGCTCAACTCACTTGCATTTATCTTCGCCGATGTGTTCACATCACtg ATCTGGGAGTGAAATACTTGGCCAGTTACTGCACCGGCTTACGAGAACTCAGCATATCTGACTGTGTGCAAGTGACGGATTTTGGAATGTACGAATTGGCCCGCTTGGGCCCCAACCTACGATACTTGTCTGTGGCAAAGTGCGACCAGATTTCCGACGCCGGAATCAAACAAATCGGACGCCATTGTTACAAATTACGCTATCTTAACCTTCGTGGCTGCGAAGCTGTTAGCGACGACTCGTTAGAAGTCCTAGCGCGTACCTGTTCACGACTTAGAGCCCTGGATCTTGGAAAGTGCGACATTACCGATCGAGGACTTCGGATGTTAGCCGAACATTGCCCAAATCTCAAGAAACTCAGCGTCAAGAGTTGTGAACTTGTTACCGATGAAGGTGTACGGTCCATTGCGTACTACTGTCGTGGTCTAAGGCAGCTCAATATTCAAGATTGTCTGATCACTGTTGAAGGATATCGAGCAGTTAAAAAGTTTTGCCGCAAATGTATCATAGAACACACCAATCCGGGATTTTTTTAA
- the LOC130689135 gene encoding F-box/LRR-repeat protein 7-like isoform X3, which translates to MQCYQPFFLRHRIKKNSNRLGEQFVSHCRMASVITNELSEPIGGELDEETNHQLHNERLRSRSPPPHHLPPPPPPPPTLSGRNHELRLFSGSNFSPLHVQLHGQTSLHNRSSSPAHDLGYHTLVARSPAAPWSSPADLTDLTLTPSPRAEYCRKTSYTSSNSSSQQRDPFTQVQSNNSCLRPQLPPTPTSPSISVDTGSTEALLAACKGKRWVTPSLNQQLGGSFKFSYFERLTDDVLLRVFSFLSSTQLALCSRVCRRWHVLAWEPQLWSSVYLSGDNLHTDRALKSITRVLGRASPPFCPAVERVVINSCARLTDRGLQTLSRRCPELRHVELRGCVQLTDVGVLELVSKCVHLSHLDVSGCSQITCIDAGPLRTNGNNGDRYKSDLSSNSRPQLYLQLQYIDLTDCVSLEDTGIQMIVRSCAQLTCIYLRRCVHITDLGVKYLASYCTGLRELSISDCVQVTDFGMYELARLGPNLRYLSVAKCDQISDAGIKQIGRHCYKLRYLNLRGCEAVSDDSLEVLARTCSRLRALDLGKCDITDRGLRMLAEHCPNLKKLSVKSCELVTDEGVRSIAYYCRGLRQLNIQDCLITVEGYRAVKKFCRKCIIEHTNPGFF; encoded by the exons AACAGTTTGTTTCTCATTGTCGCATGGCTTCCGTCATCACCAACG aacTGTCGGAGCCAATTGGCGGAGAGTTGGACGAGGAAACAAATCACCAACTGCACAACGAACGTTTAAGAAGCCGAAGCCCACCTCCGCATCATTTGCCACCTCCTCCGCCACCGCCACCAACGTTAAGTGGGCGCAACCACGAGCTCCGACTCTTTAGCGGCAGCAATTTTTCACCTTTGCACGTTCAGTTACACGGGCAGACTTCGTTGCACAACCGATCCTCGTCGCCGGCGCACGATTTGGGATACCACACGTTGGTGGCGCGTTCACCTGCTGCCCCTTGGTCATCTCCTGCAGATCTGACCGATCTAACCCTAACACCTTCGCCCAG AGCCGAGTACTGCAGAAAGACATCGTACACGTCTTCGAATAGTTCTTCGCAGCAGCGCGATCCTTTCACCCAAGTCCAGTCTAACAACAGCTGCCTACGACCGCAGCTGCCACCTACACCGACGTCCCCAAGTATTTCTGTCGACACGGGTTCCACTGAAGCACTGTTAGCTGCGTGCAAG GGCAAGAGATGGGTGACACCGTCCCTTAACCAGCAGCTGGGTGGAAGCTTCAAGTTTTCTTACTTCGAACGGCTAACGGATGACGTCTTGTTGCGAGTCTTCTCCTTCTTGTCGTCGACACAGCTGGCTCTGTGCAGTCGCGTCTGTCGACGTTGGCACGTTTTGGCATGGGAACCTCAACTTTGGTCGTCCGTATACTTGTCTGGCGACAATTTGCATACCGATCGAGCACTCAAG AGCATTACCCGAGTGTTGGGTCGAGCCTCACCACCGTTTTGCCCAGCGGTAGAACGGGTCGTGATAAACAGCTGCGCTCGTCTGACGGATCGGGGCTTACAAACTCTCAGCCGACGTTGCCCCGAGCTGCGACACGTTGAATTGCGAGGGTGCGTTCAACTGACCGATGTTGGTGTCCTGGAACTTGTTTCCAAATGCGTGCACCTCAGCCATCTGGATGTCAGCG GATGTTCCCAGATTACCTGCATTGATGCTGGACCTCTTCGAACCAATGGAAATAATGGCGATCGATACAAGAGCGATTTGAGTTCCAATTCGCGACCGCAACTCTATTTGCAATTGCAATATATTGACTTGACTGATTGCGTGAGTTTGGAAGACACTGGCATACAGATGATTGTGCGAAGCTGCGCTCAACTCACTTGCATTTATCTTCGCCGATGTGTTCACATCACtg ATCTGGGAGTGAAATACTTGGCCAGTTACTGCACCGGCTTACGAGAACTCAGCATATCTGACTGTGTGCAAGTGACGGATTTTGGAATGTACGAATTGGCCCGCTTGGGCCCCAACCTACGATACTTGTCTGTGGCAAAGTGCGACCAGATTTCCGACGCCGGAATCAAACAAATCGGACGCCATTGTTACAAATTACGCTATCTTAACCTTCGTGGCTGCGAAGCTGTTAGCGACGACTCGTTAGAAGTCCTAGCGCGTACCTGTTCACGACTTAGAGCCCTGGATCTTGGAAAGTGCGACATTACCGATCGAGGACTTCGGATGTTAGCCGAACATTGCCCAAATCTCAAGAAACTCAGCGTCAAGAGTTGTGAACTTGTTACCGATGAAGGTGTACGGTCCATTGCGTACTACTGTCGTGGTCTAAGGCAGCTCAATATTCAAGATTGTCTGATCACTGTTGAAGGATATCGAGCAGTTAAAAAGTTTTGCCGCAAATGTATCATAGAACACACCAATCCGGGATTTTTTTAA